The nucleotide window GCAGTATTCCGGGCCAATTCGAAAGATGTCGATGAATCGGATGACATGAAGACGGTTTTCTTCGAACCAGGGCATGCGATCATTGAAGTGGGCGGCTCTCACGTGCCGGAGCTCATTGAAGGCTTCATTTATGGCTTTATCGAAGCTTTTGAAGGGAAGCTGCTTTCCTTGCACGGGAAGCTGAAAAAGCGCGCACCGGATCTTTACGAATACGACATACGCTACGAATCGTGAGTCAAAGTTTGTGGTCAGCTTAGCGGTGTAAACGGCATATCCTGACTGCAAAAGACTCAGCCTCTAGACTTGCCGCTGAAATAAGCAGCATCGACCTCCACGCGATCGGGGATGCGATTGGCGTGGGCCTGCGCCTGTATCTTCACGTTGCTGTATCGCAAAGGGGAATCTTTAGGCAAAGGAAAATCCGTAGGCAAGTACAGCGTTGCGCAACCTGGACCGCCTCCTGCTTTCGCGAATAACTCCTGTAGCTCGATCTCAAAGACCTTAAGACCCAGAGCTTTCAGATCGTTTTCATAAGCCATACTTACCCCTGTGGGCACAAGTACGCCGCCATTAACCTGACGGGAATTTCCGGCGTAAGCATCCACAGCATCCTGCTTTGATAGCTTCAGGCAAGGTCGGCCATCTAGAATTCGCCAGATCACTTCCCCGCCATCAGCGTAAAACCCTTTTTCATACACAGCCACGGTGCTCCGATCCTCCGCACGTAGAGCAAAATACGCAGTATCACCGTGAAAATGAGGATATATCAGCTCGAGGAACACCGTTTTAGCAGGGTCAAGATCAAAAAACTCGGCAACGTACTGAACGCCCTCCAAGCTGGATCGCAAGGTCTTTTCAGCGATGCCGGCATCGTAATGCCCTCGAACAGTGTGAGTGAAAAAGACGGTATCATCGACGACGACAACATCAGCGAGCCCTTCCCATGGGTGCGGGTTCTGTTCGCAAAGTAAAGAAAATCCACTTTCCGCGGCGATGGCTTCAAGCAAGCTCTGATAGTAAGGAATTTCGCGTTGCCGGTGCTCCAACATACGGGGATAAAGAACTCGCAACGTTTTGTCTTGGACTTGCACCCAAGGGCCGTTTGCGGTGAAAACGCGCCCGGTTAGAATCTCATCAACCGAAGCAAGCTCTTCCTTCGTATCCGAATCGATCACAGTACCATTGCTAAGCACCCGAAGCACTTCACGGTCCCAAAACCGCTGGTCTGCCTCTTCAAACATGAAAATCGAATCCCCGCCGCATTCAACAATGGCATCACAAATCGTTAACCATTCGCGATAAGCCTGCCTTGGCGAGTAGCTCGTATGCATTACTTCGCTTTTGTAGTTCGCCCCTGCTTTGTTCATGGTCACAGGCGCCGGAGGACGCATTAGCAAATCGGATCCGTAAAAACGCTCAAGCATGTTTTTCAATCACCGAAGCTAACTTGTTGAGTTGATCTTGGTGCAGTGCACTCGACACGAAATTCGCAAAAAACACCGACACATAACCCGCTACGTCCAAAACGACTGTGATAATTGTGGTGTCTTGAGCGTGCTTCATGCCCCAACGCTCTTGCTGCTCGAGGAGAACTTGAGCGATCTTATAATCGACCCAAATGCCGTAGATTCCGCACGTTAAAATAGAAAACGCCAAATCGAGCACAAAAGCCTGTCCAGTCGGAGTTTGTCCTGTCAGAGACTCAAACTCCCGGTAGACACAGTGATACCAGTACAAAAGATAGAGACCACAGGTCACAATGCTAAGCAAAAGTACGAGCCCGGGTTCTCTTTTTTCCAGCGAATGAGAGGCCATGGCTTGGGACCTTATCACAATCATGACGTATTGACCCAGCGCCCCTCTGGAGATTATCACCTCTTCATGAAGGCCTACCTGGAGTTAATCGAACACGTCTTAGAGCATGGAGAGCGCCGAGAAGATCGAACTGGCACCGGAACGCTCGGCATATTTGGGACTCAGACACGTTACGATTTGCGTGAGGGCTTTCCCTTACTCACCACCAAAAAGGTGCTTTTTGATGCAGTAGTTCGAGAACTATTATGGTTTTTGAAGGGCTCCACGAACATCAACGATGGCCTTAGTGAATACACCCCAATATGGGATGCGTGGGCGGATGAAAACGGCGAGCTCGGCCCGATTTATGGAAAACAATGGAGGAATTGGGGCGGCCAAGGCATCGACCAGATAGGACGAGCCATAGAGCTCATCAAAAATGATCCAACGTCACGTCGCATTATTGTAAGCGCCTGGAACGTGGGTGACCTAGACAAAATGGCCCTGCCCCCCTGCCATGCTTTTTTTCAGTTTTCTGTCACCGGGAATTTTTTGGACTGCCAGTTGTATCAACGCTCTGCCGATTTAGCCCTAGGCGTACCTTTTAATATTGCAATCTATGCTTTGCTCAGCACCATGATTGCTCAAGAATGCAAGCTGGAGGCACGCTATTTTATTCATACCCTTGGGGACGCTCATATTTACCTGAACCATGTTGAAGGCCTCAAAAAACAACTTGCGCGTAAACCTTATCCGCTGCCTACCCTTCGCATCGCCCACAAAACCTTCGACGACATCTCATTCGAAGACATTAGCCTTGAAAACTATCAGCATCACCCTTTTATCCGTTTTGAAGTGGCCGTATGAGTGAGCTAGCACCAGAGCTGTCCTTTGCTTGCATCGCCGCACTCGATCAACAACGGGGCATCGGCGCAGGTGGCAATCTGCCCTGGCATCTACCCGAAGACATGGCTTATTTTCGTAAAATCACTACCACATCAAAACAAGGACTCACGAACGCGGTTATCATGGGACGAAAAACCTGGGAATCCATTCCCGAACCTTACCGACCACTTGCCGGTCGGACCAATATCGTTTTAAGCCGCAACAAACGAAACGGTTTGCCTGGCTCGGTACACGCCGCCCTATCGTTCGAGGACGCCTTAACTAATTGTAAAACGCTTCAGCAACTGCAGCGTGTGGATCAACTGTTTGTTATCGGAGGCGCTCAACTCTATGCACACGCCATAGCACTTACCCAGTGTAAACGTTTGTTTCTCACACGTATTGAGGCGGCTTTTGAATGCGATGCTTTTTTCCCGCCGTTTGAATCAGACTTCGCTCTGATCGCTTCTTCAGCGGCCAAAAAGCATAAGGATTTAGTTTATCGCTTCGAGGAATACCATCGAAATTAGCTAAATTTAGGCGTAGCTACCAAAGAAGCATACTGCTATAAGGGCCGAGGAGATATACCATGAGAATTCCTTTAGCTGGCTTATTAGTGCGCAGTCCACTGCAACAGGTCGGCGAATTAATGGACCGCGTCGTTGAATGCTGCGAGCGCATTCCTGAAACATTCGAAAAGCTCATCGCGGGGGATCAGCCCTCAGTAAAAGCTTTGGCCAAGGAGATTAGTCGACTTGAAGCCAAAGCCGATGAAGCTAAAAACAAAGTACGCTCGAACATGCCTATTCGTTTGTTCTTGCCCGTCGACCGACGCGACATTCTAAAGCTTATCAGCCAAATCGATTCAGTGGCCGACTCGGCTGAAGATGCAGCTGTCCTGCTTACTTTGCGCGAGCTTACCGTTCCCAAACAAATGCAAGACTCACTGCGCTCACTCATTGAACATGTTATGGATTGCGTATTTTGTGCTCAACGCATCACGCGCACTCTTGATAACCTTTTAGCTGCAGGTTTTGGTGGACGAGCAGCCGAAAAAACGCGCGCCATGATAGACGAGCTACATCGT belongs to Myxococcales bacterium and includes:
- a CDS encoding DUF4234 domain-containing protein, whose protein sequence is MASHSLEKREPGLVLLLSIVTCGLYLLYWYHCVYREFESLTGQTPTGQAFVLDLAFSILTCGIYGIWVDYKIAQVLLEQQERWGMKHAQDTTIITVVLDVAGYVSVFFANFVSSALHQDQLNKLASVIEKHA
- a CDS encoding thymidylate synthase produces the protein MKAYLELIEHVLEHGERREDRTGTGTLGIFGTQTRYDLREGFPLLTTKKVLFDAVVRELLWFLKGSTNINDGLSEYTPIWDAWADENGELGPIYGKQWRNWGGQGIDQIGRAIELIKNDPTSRRIIVSAWNVGDLDKMALPPCHAFFQFSVTGNFLDCQLYQRSADLALGVPFNIAIYALLSTMIAQECKLEARYFIHTLGDAHIYLNHVEGLKKQLARKPYPLPTLRIAHKTFDDISFEDISLENYQHHPFIRFEVAV
- a CDS encoding dihydrofolate reductase; the encoded protein is MSELAPELSFACIAALDQQRGIGAGGNLPWHLPEDMAYFRKITTTSKQGLTNAVIMGRKTWESIPEPYRPLAGRTNIVLSRNKRNGLPGSVHAALSFEDALTNCKTLQQLQRVDQLFVIGGAQLYAHAIALTQCKRLFLTRIEAAFECDAFFPPFESDFALIASSAAKKHKDLVYRFEEYHRN
- a CDS encoding TIGR00153 family protein; the encoded protein is MRIPLAGLLVRSPLQQVGELMDRVVECCERIPETFEKLIAGDQPSVKALAKEISRLEAKADEAKNKVRSNMPIRLFLPVDRRDILKLISQIDSVADSAEDAAVLLTLRELTVPKQMQDSLRSLIEHVMDCVFCAQRITRTLDNLLAAGFGGRAAEKTRAMIDELHRLEHEADKVQSENARILFRLENELPPMEIFMWTKVLNKLGDMANHAENVGDLFRLIIAR